Proteins encoded together in one Dethiosulfovibrio salsuginis window:
- a CDS encoding IS66 family transposase translates to QYGPETIALVSVLNTIGAVSIDRIHDILHGACRLPISTGTIYNMVKKAVLSVAPSVEVIKEKVKALSLAHFDETGVRVDKGLRWAHVACNRHYAYISVEKQRGYDGMVASGILQGEA, encoded by the coding sequence TCCAGTATGGTCCTGAGACTATCGCTTTGGTCTCCGTCCTAAACACCATAGGGGCCGTATCCATAGACCGCATTCACGACATACTCCATGGAGCCTGTAGACTTCCTATATCCACGGGAACGATCTACAACATGGTCAAAAAAGCGGTTCTCTCCGTAGCCCCGTCTGTGGAGGTCATAAAGGAGAAGGTCAAAGCTCTCTCCTTGGCCCATTTCGACGAAACAGGTGTCCGAGTAGATAAAGGACTCCGCTGGGCTCATGTTGCCTGTAACCGTCACTACGCCTACATATCCGTCGAAAAGCAGCGAGGCTACGACGGGATGGTCGCCTCCGGGATACTTCAAGGCGAAGCTTAA
- the grdD gene encoding glycine/sarcosine/betaine reductase complex component C subunit alpha, giving the protein MSDVKKLIGDALAELVDAAKNGGPSVKVGLMASGSEHGPEELAKSGRLAQQQNQGVKVVMIGPKVEGYDDLQWIETDPCDADIAKAMETALSDGTISGAVALHYPFPMGVTTIGRVVTPAKGKDMIVASSTGTSAINRVEAMIRNAIYGIAVAKAMGKVNPTVGILNVEGAQLVFKALTKLKDKGYDITFGESLRADGGSVLRGNDILAGAVDVCVCDTLTGNVLMKMFSSFNTGGSYEALGWGYGPATGEGWDKVISIISRASGAPVVANAVAYTASVAKGDLPQVVASEIASAKKAGLDEVIQGVLSKPECSQEVTAPPAEPTDEEIHGIDVLSIEDAVRELWKNGIYAESSMGCTGPVVKLPGKHVPKAKELLAAAGYL; this is encoded by the coding sequence ATGTCTGACGTCAAGAAACTAATAGGAGACGCCCTGGCCGAGCTGGTTGACGCCGCCAAAAACGGCGGTCCCAGCGTAAAGGTCGGACTGATGGCCTCGGGCAGTGAACACGGCCCCGAGGAGCTTGCCAAAAGCGGCAGACTGGCACAGCAGCAGAACCAGGGAGTAAAGGTCGTCATGATAGGCCCTAAAGTCGAGGGATACGACGACCTTCAGTGGATAGAGACAGACCCCTGCGATGCCGATATAGCCAAGGCCATGGAGACGGCCCTTTCCGACGGAACCATATCGGGAGCGGTGGCTCTCCACTACCCCTTCCCTATGGGCGTCACCACCATAGGCAGGGTCGTCACCCCAGCAAAGGGGAAAGACATGATAGTGGCGTCCTCTACCGGCACCTCCGCCATCAACAGGGTGGAAGCCATGATCAGAAACGCCATCTACGGAATCGCCGTAGCCAAAGCCATGGGCAAGGTCAACCCCACCGTGGGAATCCTGAACGTAGAGGGAGCCCAGCTGGTGTTTAAGGCCCTCACTAAGCTTAAGGACAAAGGCTACGACATCACCTTCGGAGAGAGCCTTAGAGCCGACGGCGGCTCGGTCCTGAGGGGCAACGACATACTGGCCGGAGCGGTGGACGTCTGCGTATGCGACACCCTCACCGGCAACGTCCTGATGAAGATGTTCTCTTCCTTCAACACCGGAGGATCCTACGAGGCCCTGGGCTGGGGCTACGGTCCCGCCACAGGAGAGGGCTGGGACAAGGTCATCTCCATCATATCCAGAGCCTCTGGAGCCCCTGTCGTGGCGAACGCCGTGGCCTACACCGCGTCCGTCGCCAAAGGCGATCTGCCTCAGGTAGTGGCCTCGGAGATAGCCTCCGCTAAAAAAGCGGGCCTCGACGAGGTAATCCAGGGTGTCCTTTCTAAGCCCGAGTGCTCTCAGGAGGTAACCGCTCCTCCTGCGGAGCCCACCGACGAGGAGATCCACGGCATAGACGTCCTTTCCATAGAGGATGCCGTGAGAGAACTCTGGAAAAACGGAATCTACGCCGAGTCCTCCATGGGATGCACCGGACCGGTGGTCAAGCTCCCGGGCAAGCACGTGCCAAAGGCCAAGGAACTTCTGGCCGCCGCAGGATACCTGTAA